One part of the Arabidopsis thaliana chromosome 4, partial sequence genome encodes these proteins:
- a CDS encoding aluminum activated malate transporter family protein (Aluminium activated malate transporter family protein; FUNCTIONS IN: molecular_function unknown; INVOLVED IN: response to aluminum ion; LOCATED IN: cellular_component unknown; EXPRESSED IN: sepal, root, pedicel; EXPRESSED DURING: 4 anthesis; CONTAINS InterPro DOMAIN/s: Malate transporter, aliminium toerance (InterPro:IPR020966); BEST Arabidopsis thaliana protein match is: Aluminium activated malate transporter family protein (TAIR:AT1G08440.1); Has 1015 Blast hits to 1014 proteins in 357 species: Archae - 0; Bacteria - 624; Metazoa - 0; Fungi - 16; Plants - 351; Viruses - 0; Other Eukaryotes - 24 (source: NCBI BLink).), whose product MATQEAGKLEWRISVDNGTTERLVPRSGLSKRIFLWLKDLVMKVIMERVAKFMRKAWRIGADDPAKVVHCLKVGLALSLVSIFYYMRPLYDGVGGNAMWAIMTVVVVFESNVGATFCKCVNRVVATILAGSLGIAVHWVATQSGKAEVFVIGCSVFLFAFAATYSRFVPSFKARFDYGAMIFILTFSLVSVGGYRVDKLVELAQQRVSTIAIGTSICIIITVFFCPIWAGSQLHRLIERNLEKLADSLDGCVAEYFKENEVSTNRNEDENTNMKLQGFKCVLNSKGTEEAMANLARWEPAHGSFNFRHPWKLYVKIGAAMRRCAYCLENLSICINYETEAPDQVKNHFGEACMKLSSASSKILRELADMMKNTRKSSKMDFLVFDMNSAVQELQETLKNVPIETNKPEEVPSEEENKVDSEERTTSMSLHEVLPVATLVSLLIENAARIQTAVEAVDELANLADFEQDSKKKTGDNNTKQPPLSS is encoded by the exons ATGGCAACACAAGAAGCAGGGAAGCTAGAGTGGAGGATAAGTGTAGACAATGGGACAACAGAGAGATTGGTTCCTAGATCGGGACTAAGTAAAAGGATCTTTCTTTGGCTAAAGGATTTGGTAATGAAGGTGATCATGGAGCGGGTAGCTAAGTTTATGAGGAAAGCTTGGAGGATTGGGGCAGATGATCCGGCCAAAGTGGTACATTGTCTTAAAGTAGGACTTGCACTTTCATTAGTCTCAATCTTTTATTACATGAGACCTTTGTATGATGGTGTTGGAGGAAATGCTATGTGGGCTATCATGACTGTTGTGGTCGTCTTCGAGTCCAATGTTG GAGCAACATTCTGCAAATGTGTAAACAGAGTTGTGGCAACTATATTAGCTGGATCACTAGGCATTGCTGTTCATTGGGTCGCCACACAATCAGGAAAAGCTGAGGTTTTTGTGATTggatgctctgtttttctctttg CCTTCGCAGCTACTTACTCGCGGTTTGTGCCGTCATTCAAAGCCAGATTCGACTATGGAGCAATGATCTTTATCCTCACATTTAGCCTTGTCTCAGTAGGCGGTTACCGAGTAGATAAGCTTGTTGAATTGGCTCAGCAAAGAGTATCAACTATTGCAATAGGAACATCTATTTGCATTATCATTACTGTCTTCTTCTGTCCGATTTGGGCAGGATCTCAGCTTCACCGTCTTATTGAACGTAACCTCGAAAAACTTGCTGATTCGTTAGACG GCTGTGTAGCAGAGTACTTTAAGGAGAACGAAGTCTCAACGAATcgaaatgaagatgaaaacaCTAACATGAAATTGCAAGGATTCAAATGTGTACTCAACTCTAAGGGAACAGAGGAAGCCATG gCGAATCTAGCGAGATGGGAACCTGCACATGGAAGCTTTAACTTTCGGCATCCATGGAAGCTATACGTAAAGATAGGGGCTGCTATGCGCAGATGTGCTTATTGCCTTGAGAATCTCAGTATCTGCATCAACTATGAAACAGAG GCACCAGACCAGGTCAAGAACCATTTCGGGGAGGCATGTATGAAACTGAGCTCAGCTTCTTCAAAAATCCTAAGAGAATTAGCGGATATGATGAAGAACACGAGAAAATCATCGAAGATGGATTTCCTGGTGTTTGATATGAACTCTGCAGTACAAGAGCTTcaagaaactttaaaaaatgttcCAATTGAAACCAATAAGCCTGAAGAAGTTCCATCTGAAGAGGAGAACAAAGTAGACAGCGAAGAGAGAACCACGTCCATGAGCCTACATGAAGTCCTTCCAGTTGCCACTTTGGTTTCGTTGTTAATCGAAAACGCAGCTAGAATTCAAACAGCCGTTGAAGCAGTCGATGAACTGGCAAATCTTGCAGATTTCGAACAAGATTCGAAAAAGAAAACCGGAGACAACAACACTAAACAACCACCACTAAGTTCCTAA
- a CDS encoding NC domain-containing protein-like protein (NC domain-containing protein-related; CONTAINS InterPro DOMAIN/s: NC (InterPro:IPR007053); BEST Arabidopsis thaliana protein match is: NC domain-containing protein-related (TAIR:AT1G01225.1); Has 30201 Blast hits to 17322 proteins in 780 species: Archae - 12; Bacteria - 1396; Metazoa - 17338; Fungi - 3422; Plants - 5037; Viruses - 0; Other Eukaryotes - 2996 (source: NCBI BLink).): protein MGVLTNKVERDELKPGDHIYTYRAVFAYSHHGVFVGGCKVVHFKPEHSLISPTLASSSSSSSSSVSEVNDSSEAPCPTYPDCGYKRPKSGVVLSCLDCFLKKGSLYRFDYGVSSSIFLTRFRGGTCTTAPSDPLQTVIHRAMHLLQNGFGNYNVFQNNCEDFALYCKTGLLILDKNGVGRSGQASSIIGAPLAALLSSPLTLLIPNPVGVATVTAGMYCMSRYATDIGVRNDVIKVPVEDLALNLGLKPLKRKRKACDTSISR from the exons ATGGGTGTACTCACGAACAAAGTCGAGAGAGACGAGCTTAAACCTGGTGATCACATCTACACTTATCGAGCCGTCTTCGCTTATTCTCACCACG GCGTATTTGTTGGTGGTTGCAAAGTGGTTCATTTCAAACCTGAGCACAGCTTGATATCTCCTACactcgcttcttcttcttcttcttcgtcttcttcagtTTCAGAGGTTAATGATTCTTCAGAAGCTCCTTGTCCTACATATCCTGACTGTGGATATAAACGACCAAAGAGTGGAGTAGTACTTTCTTGCCTAGACTGCTTTCTCAAGAAAGGTTCTCTCTACCGTTTTGATTATGGAGTCAGCTCATCGATTTTCCTCACCAGATTCCGCGGTGGCACGTGCACAACTGCTCCATCTGACCCGCTTCAAACAGTCATCCATAGAGCAATGCACCTTCTCCAAAACGGATTTGGTAACTACAATGTCTTCCAGAATAACTGCGAAGATTTTGCTCTCTACTGCAAGACAGGATTGCTCATTCTGGATAAGAACGGGGTTGGGAGAAGTGGTCAAGCCAGTTCTATCATAGGTGCTCCTCTAGCTGCACTACTCTCGTCACCTCTCACATTGTTGATTCCAAATCCTGTTGGTGTAGCAACTGTCACTGCTGGGATGTATTGTATGAGTAGGTATGCTACTGATATCGGTGTTAGAAACGATGTGATCAAGGTTCCTGTTGAGGATTTAGCTCTGAACCTTGGCCTTAAACCTCtcaagagaaaaaggaaagctTGTGACACCAGCATTTCCAGGTGA
- a CDS encoding proline-rich family protein (proline-rich family protein; Has 74402 Blast hits to 44432 proteins in 1604 species: Archae - 100; Bacteria - 7075; Metazoa - 32308; Fungi - 16616; Plants - 5983; Viruses - 2030; Other Eukaryotes - 10290 (source: NCBI BLink).) produces MFNNRQSRRRFRLGNLARLVQLRQSVSSQPPRRTVQETLSQSPPQSPLFHPQSPPEPKSLPLSPLSPKSKEEPESQTMTPLMSKHVKTHRNLLIQSPPKSPPESTESQQQFLASVPLRPLTTEPKTPLSPSSTLKATEESQSQPSPPLESIVETWFRPSPPTSTETGDETQLPIPPPQEAKTPPSSPSMMLNATEEFESQPKPPLLPSKSIDETRLRSPLMSQASSPPPLPSKSIDENETRSQSPPISPPKSDKQARSQTHSSPSPPPLLSPKASENHQSKSPMPPPSPTAQISLSSLKSPIPSPATITAPPPPFSSPLSQTTPSPKPSLPQIEPNQIKSPSPKLTNTESHASPEQNLVKPDANLMNKIPAKNEVPKNRGTLEKKTEPMIMMFINSNVQGFNTSLSLDSSSIDHKPGVHLTIDYDQSCDFS; encoded by the coding sequence ATGTTTAATAATCGACAATCTCGCCGGAGATTCCGGTTAGGAAACTTAGCTAGACTTGTCCAACTGCGGCAAAGCGTCAGCAGCCAACCCCCACGAAGGACTGTTCAAGAAACTTTGTCTCAATCACCACCACAGTCACCGCTATTTCATCCACAATCACCACCGGAACCAAAGTCTTTACCCTTGTCGCCGTTATCACCAAAATCAAAGGAAGAGCCTGAATCACAGACAATGACACCACTGATGTCAAAACATGTCAAAACACATCGAAACCTTCTTATCCAATCACCACCTAAGTCGCCGCCAGAATCCACTGAATCTCAGCAGCAATTTCTAGCATCAGTGCCTCTTCGACCGCTAAcaacagaaccaaaaacaccatTGTCCCCCTCGTCAACCCTAAAGGCTACCGAAGAATCTCAGTCCCAACCGTCTCCACCGCTTGAATCTATCGTTGAAACTTGGTTCCGACCATCGCCTCCAACATCAACAGAAACTGGTGATGAAACTCAACTACCTATACCACCACCACAAGAAGCCAAAACTCCACCGTCTTCGCCGTCAATGATGTTAAACGCTACTGAAGAATTCGAGTCCCAACCGAAACCACCGCTTTTGCCGTCTAAATCCATAGACGAAACTCGGCTCCGATCACCGCTTATGTCGCAAGCATCGTCTCCACCTCCTTTGCCGTCTAAATCCattgatgaaaatgaaacaaggTCCCAATCACCGCCGATTTCGCCACCAAAATCTGATAAACAAGCAAGATCTCAGACACactcatcaccatcaccaccgcCACTGTTGTCGCCGAAAGCTAGTGAAAACCACCAATCTAAATCACCTATGCCACCACCATCTCCGACGGCACAGATATCACTATCGTCTCTGAAATCACCAATTCCTTCTCCAGCTACGATCACCGCACCACCGCCGCCGTTTTCTTCACCACTCTCCCAAACTACACCGTCACCTAAACCATCGTTACCCCAAATTGAACctaaccaaatcaaatctccttctccaaaaCTCACAAACACCGAATCTCACGCTTCACCAGAGCAGAATCTAGTGAAACCTGACGCCAACCTCATGAACAAGATTCCGGCTAAAAACGAAGTTCCGAAAAACAGGGGAacattagagaaaaaaacagagccaaTGATTATGATGTTCATAAACAGTAACGTCCAAGGATTCAACACTTCTCTTTCGCTTGATTCATCTTCCATCGATCATAAACCAGGCGTCCACTTGACGATCGATTATGATCAAAGTTGTGATTTTTCTTAA
- the ECA2 gene encoding ER-type Ca2+-ATPase 2 (ER-type Ca2+-ATPase 2 (ECA2); FUNCTIONS IN: calcium-transporting ATPase activity; INVOLVED IN: calcium ion transport; LOCATED IN: integral to membrane, membrane; EXPRESSED IN: 23 plant structures; EXPRESSED DURING: 13 growth stages; CONTAINS InterPro DOMAIN/s: ATPase, P-type, ATPase-associated domain (InterPro:IPR008250), ATPase, P-type, calcium-transporting (InterPro:IPR005782), ATPase, P-type cation-transporter, N-terminal (InterPro:IPR004014), ATPase, P-type cation exchange, alpha subunit (InterPro:IPR006069), Haloacid dehalogenase-like hydrolase (InterPro:IPR005834), ATPase, P-type, K/Mg/Cd/Cu/Zn/Na/Ca/Na/H-transporter (InterPro:IPR001757), ATPase, P-type phosphorylation site (InterPro:IPR018303), ATPase, P-type cation-transporter, C-terminal (InterPro:IPR006068); BEST Arabidopsis thaliana protein match is: ER-type Ca2+-ATPase 1 (TAIR:AT1G07810.1); Has 1807 Blast hits to 1807 proteins in 277 species: Archae - 0; Bacteria - 0; Metazoa - 736; Fungi - 347; Plants - 385; Viruses - 0; Other Eukaryotes - 339 (source: NCBI BLink).), with translation MEEEKSFSAWSWSVEQCLKEYKTRLDKGLTSEDVQIRRQKYGFNELAKEKGKPLWHLVLEQFDDTLVKILLGAAFISFVLAFLGEEHGSGSGFEAFVEPFVIVLILILNAVVGVWQESNAEKALEALKEMQCESAKVLRDGNVLPNLPARELVPGDIVELNVGDKVPADMRVSGLKTSTLRVEQSSLTGEAMPVLKGANLVVMDDCELQGKENMVFAGTTVVNGSCVCIVTSIGMDTEIGKIQRQIHEASLEESETPLKKKLDEFGSRLTTAICIVCVLVWMINYKNFVSWDVVDGYKPVNIKFSFEKCTYYFKIAVALAVAAIPEGLPAVITTCLALGTRKMAQKNAIVRKLPSVETLGCTTVICSDKTGTLTTNQMSATEFFTLGGKTTTTRVFSVSGTTYDPKDGGIVDWGCNNMDANLQAVAEICSICNDAGVFYEGKLFRATGLPTEAALKVLVEKMGIPEKKNSENIEEVTNFSDNGSSVKLACCDWWNKRSKKVATLEFDRVRKSMSVIVSEPNGQNRLLVKGAAESILERSSFAQLADGSLVALDESSREVILKKHSEMTSKGLRCLGLAYKDELGEFSDYSSEEHPSHKKLLDPSSYSNIETNLIFVGVVGLRDPPREEVGRAIEDCRDAGIRVMVITGDNKSTAEAICCEIRLFSENEDLSQSSFTGKEFMSLPASRRSEILSKSGGKVFSRAEPRHKQEIVRMLKEMGEIVAMTGDGVNDAPALKLADIGIAMGITGTEVAKEASDMVLADDNFSTIVSAVAEGRSIYNNMKAFIRYMISSNVGEVISIFLTAALGIPECMIPVQLLWVNLVTDGPPATALGFNPADIDIMKKPPRKSDDCLIDSWVLIRYLVIGSYVGVATVGIFVLWYTQASFLGISLISDGHTLVSFTQLQNWSECSSWGTNFTATPYTVAGGLRTIAFENNPCDYFTLGKVKPMTLSLTVLVAIEMFNSLNALSEDNSLLTMPPWRNPWLLVAMTVSFALHCVILYVPFLANVFGIVPLSFREWFVVILVSFPVILIDEALKFIGRCRRTRIKKKIKTM, from the exons atggaggaggagaagtcGTTCTCGGCGTGGTCTTGGTCTGTTGAGCAATGTTTGAAAGAGTACAAGACAAGATTAGACAAGGGTTTAACTAGCGAAGATGTCCAAATCCGCCGTCAAAAGTACGGTTTTAACGAGCTTGCTAAGGAGAAAGGCAAGCCTTTATGGCATCTTGTATTGGAACAATTCGACGATACGCTTGTGAAGATTCTTCTCGGTGCTGCGTTTATCTCTTTCGTTTTAGCCTTTTTAGGTGAGGAACACGGCTCAGGTTCAGGGTTCGAGGCCTTTGTTGAGCCTTTTGTGATTGttttgattctgattttaaaCGCTGTGGTTGGTGTGTGGCAAGAGAGTAATGCTGAGAAAGCACTTGAGGCTCTTAAAGAGATGCAATGTGAATCTGCAAAGGTTTTGAGAGATGGGAATGTGTTGCCTAATTTGCCTGCTAGAGAGCTTGTTCCAGGGGATATTGTGGAGTTAAATGTAGGAGATAAAGTCCCTGCTGATATGAGAGTTTCCGGTTTGAAAACATCCACTTTAAGAGTCGAGCAAAGCTCGTTAACCGGTGAAGCAATGCCGGTTTTGAAAGGAGCGAATCTTGTAGTCATGGATGATTGTGAACTGCAAGGGAAAGAAAATATGGTTTTCGCTGGAACAACGGTTGTTAACGGAAGCTGCGTTTGCATTGTGACAAGTATAGGTATGGATACGGAGATCGGGAAAATCCAGAGACAGATTCACGAGGCGTCGCTTGAAGAGAGCGAGACTCcgttaaagaagaagctagacGAGTTTGGGAGTAGATTGACTACAGCTATTTGCATTGTCTGTGTTCTTGTGTGGATGATAAACTACAAGAACTTTGTTTCTTGGGATGTTGTGGATGGCTATAAACCTGTGAATATCAAGTTTTCATTCGAGAAATGTACTTACTACTTCAAAATCGCTGTTGCTCTCGCAGTGGCAGCGATACCCGAGGGTTTACCCGCTGTGATCACGACATGTTTAGCTTTAGGGACGAGGAAAATGGCGCAGAAGAACGCGATAGTGAGGAAGCTCCCGAGTGTAGAGACACTCGGTTGCACAACTGTGATCTGTTCAGATAAAACCGGGACTTTAACAACAAACCAGATGTCTGCAACCGAATTCTTCACATTAGGCGGTAAAACAACGACTACTCGAGTGTTTTCAGTCAGTGGTACGACTTATGATCCTAAAGATGGTGGAATTGTGGATTGGGGCTGCAACAATATGGATGCTAACTTGCAAGCTGTTGCTGAGATATGTTCAATTTGTAATGATGCTGGAGTGTTCTATGAAGGGAAGTTGTTTAGAGCAACAGGTTTGCCTACAGAAGCAGCATTGAAAGTTCTTGTTGAGAAGATGGGTAtcccggagaagaagaacagtgAGAACATCGAGGAAGTTACAAACTTTTCAGACAATGGTAGCTCAGTGAAGCTAG CTTGTTGCGATTGGTGGAACAAAAGATCGAAAAAGGTAGCGACATTAGAGTTTGATCGCGTTCGTAAGTCCATGAGTGTTATTGTGAGCGAACCAAATGGACAAAACCGGCTTCTCGTTAAG GGTGCTGCTGAGAGTATACTTGAGAGAAGTTCTTTTGCACAGCTTGCTGATGGATCTCTTGTAGCTTTAGATGAATCTAGCAGAGAAGTAATCCTTAAGAAACATTCTGAAATGACTTCAAAAGGATTAAGATGTTTAGGATTAGCTTACAAAGACGAATTAGGAGAGTTTTCGGATTACTCTTCCGAAGAACATCCTTCACACAAGAAGCTTTTGGACCCTTCTAGCTATTCGAACATCGAAACAAATCTAATCTTTGTTGGAGTTGTTGGTCTAAGAGATCCTCCGCGTGAAGAAGTTGGAAGAGCAATTGAAGATTGCAGAGACGCAGGGATAAGAGTAATGGTTATAACTGGAGATAACAAATCAACAGCTGAAGCTATTTGTTGTGAAATTAGATTGTTTTCGGAGAATGAAGATCTTTCGCAGAGTAGCTTCACTGGTAAAGAGTTTATGTCTCTTCCGGCTTCACGGAGATCCGAGATTCTGTCAAAATCTGGAGGGAAAGTGTTCTCTCGAGCTGAGCCAAGGCATAAGCAAGAAATCGTTAGGATGCTTAAGGAAATGGGAGAAATAGTTGCCATGACAGGTGATGGTGTGAATGATGCTCCTGCTTTGAAACTTGCTGACATTGGTATCGCCATGGGAATCACTGGAACTGAG GTTGCCAAAGAAGCTTCGGATATGGTTCTTGCAGATGATAATTTCAGTACTATAGTATCAGCTGTAGCAGAAGGTCGGTCCATTTACAACAATATGAAAGCTTTTATCAG GTATATGATATCATCAAACGTTGGAGAAGTAATCTCCATCTTCTTAACCGCGGCATTGGGGATACCGGAATGTATGATACCGGTTCAGCTTCTTTGGGTTAATCTTGTAACTGATGGTCCTCCTGCTACTGCGTTAGGCTTCAATCCAGCTGATATTGATATCATGAAGAAGCCACCCCGCAAAAGCGATGATTGTCTCATTGATTCATGGGTTCTTATTCGATATCTAGTGATTGGTTCTTATGTTGGAGTTGCAACTGTTGGAATCTTTGTCTTGTGGTACACACAAGCTTCATTCCTTGGGATTAGCCTAATCTCAGATGGACACACATTGGTTAGCTTCACTCAGCTTCAGAACTGGTCAGAGTGTTCTTCGTGGGGAACGAACTTCACGGCGACTCCTTACACAGTCGCAGGTGGTCTTAGGACCATCGCGTTTGAGAACAATCCTTGCGATTACTTCACTCTCGGGAAAGTCAAGCCAATGACATTATCACTCACCGTTCTTGTGGCTATCGAAATGTTTAACTCGCTGAACGCGTTGTCTGAAGACAACAGTCTCTTAACGATGCCACCATGGAGAAACCCTTGGCTACTAGTGGCCATGACTGTCTCCTTTGCGCTACACTGTGTCATCCTCTATGTTCCTTTCTTAGCTAATGTGTTTGGGATTGTGCCTTTGAGTTTCAGGGAATGGTTTGTGGTTATTCTTGTTTCCTTCCCTGTGATTCTGATCGATGAAGCTCTCAAGTTCATTGGGAGATGCAGAAGgacaagaatcaagaagaagatcaagacAATGTAA
- a CDS encoding ATPase, F1 complex, OSCP/delta subunit protein (ATPase, F1 complex, OSCP/delta subunit protein; FUNCTIONS IN: hydrogen ion transporting ATP synthase activity, rotational mechanism; INVOLVED IN: ATP synthesis coupled proton transport; LOCATED IN: proton-transporting ATP synthase complex, catalytic core F(1), plasma membrane, chloroplast; EXPRESSED IN: 22 plant structures; EXPRESSED DURING: 14 growth stages; CONTAINS InterPro DOMAIN/s: ATPase, F1 complex, OSCP/delta subunit (InterPro:IPR000711); Has 48 Blast hits to 48 proteins in 22 species: Archae - 0; Bacteria - 0; Metazoa - 6; Fungi - 13; Plants - 26; Viruses - 0; Other Eukaryotes - 3 (source: NCBI BLink).) has product MDTLSASVSSLNLPSLPPPPQPPLRSISSRFKSTVNATTSASSTNLSKPTSSSPSSASYSQNRNPNFLKAISFHLPQTKPSRVVTPPPPPVHDKAASGFAAALVSVCQSKNCLGRTQEDVRRLMEFLVGEEKKRNKVLVNDVVERGKFGKHFKGLVKMLIARGKSGILVDVLMEFERICNELVSKKLVWVS; this is encoded by the coding sequence ATGGATACTCTCTCAGCATCCGTTTCATCCTTGAACCtcccttctcttcctccaccaccgcAGCCACCGTTGAGATCCATCTCCAGCCGCTTTAAATCCACCGTAAACGCCACCACTTCTGCTTCATCTACCAATCTTTCAAAACCAACATCGTCTTCACCTTCTTCAGCATCATACTCACAGaacagaaaccctaatttcctCAAAGCAATCTCGTTTCATCTTCCGCAAACGAAACCCTCGAGAGTTGTtactcctcctcctcctccggtgCATGATAAAGCGGCCTCAGGGTTTGCTGCGGCGCTCGTTAGCGTTTGTCAATCGAAGAATTGTCTTGGTCGGACTCAAGAAGATGTCAGAAGATTGATGGAGTTTCTTGtgggagaagaaaagaagaggaacaagGTCTTAGTCAATGATGTTGTTGAGAGAGGTAAATTTGGTAAACACTTCAAGGGCTTGGTCAAGATGTTGATTGCAAGAGGTAAATCTGGGATTCTGGTGGATGTTTTAATGGAATTTGAGAGAATCTGTAATGAATTGGTCTCAAAAAAACTTGTCTGGGTTTCTTGA
- a CDS encoding F-box/kelch-repeat protein (unknown protein; LOCATED IN: chloroplast; BEST Arabidopsis thaliana protein match is: unknown protein (TAIR:AT4G12370.1); Has 220 Blast hits to 215 proteins in 11 species: Archae - 0; Bacteria - 0; Metazoa - 0; Fungi - 0; Plants - 220; Viruses - 0; Other Eukaryotes - 0 (source: NCBI BLink).), translating to MLPSPSVHMASPPPSLNMASHPPSPATASRKRFQDSSKKIMNPSFADLPSSLIEEIMLLLVLKDNIRASAACKSWYEAGVSVRVVDKHPWLMCFPKRGNLFEFRDPLHWKLHTLDLPELAESTVCYSRFGWLLMRKASSNDVFFFNPFSRDIISLPMCELDFQQIAFSCPPTSDDCVLLAIKFVPGEVNRVTVSTCNPGATKWITNDFPTFLRLFYMQSNLVYRRDRFYCFNAEGTLYSFEPSYREWSYICADKLRCPYVHENQYMWCGKAVFLVEKKGELFVMFTCSNEKPMVYKLFSMKWKELSRTTLDGMTFFVSFYNSELRNNLPWMRNNVYFSRFGYNRKHCVSFSFDESRYNTPKEWEQWVELCPPQSLWIDTPKNVLDYFL from the exons ATGCTACCCTCGCCGTCTGTGCATATGGCGTCACCTCCGCCGTCTCTGAATATGGCGTCACATCCGCCGTCTCCAGCCACAGCCTCACGTAAACG ATTTCAAGATTCCAGTAAAAAGATCATGAACCCGAGTTTCGCTGACCTACCATCAAGCCTCATAGAGGAGATAATGTTACTTCTTGTCTTAAAAGATAACATACGAGCATCAGCAGCTTGTAAGTCATGGTATGAAGCTGGTGTCTCTGTTCGTGTAGTCGATAAGCATCCTTGGCTTATGTGTTTTCCTAAACGTGGCAACTTGTTCGAGTTCCGCGACCCTTTACACTGGAAGTTACACACGTTGGATCTCCCAGAGTTAGCTGAATCAACTGTTTGTTACTCAAGATTCGGTTGGTTACTTATGCGTAAAGCTTCATCAAACGAcgtgttcttcttcaatccgTTTTCTAGGGATATCATAAGTTTGCCAATGTGTGAGCTTGATTTTCAGCAGATTGCGTTCTCTTGTCCTCCTACATCAGATGATTGTGTGTTACTAGCGATAAAGTTTGTTCCGGGTGAGGTTAATCGTGTCACTGTCAGTACTTGCAATCCTGGAGCAACTAAATGGATTACTAACGACTTCCCTACTTTTCTGAGATTGTTTTACATGCAAAGCAACCTTGTCTATCGGAGAGATCGATTCTATTGCTTTAACGCTGAAGGAACTTTGTATAGCTTTGAACCATCTTATCGTGAATGGAGTTACATTTGTGCGGATAAACTCAGATGCCCGTATGTCCATGAGAACCAATATATGTGGTGTGGGAAAGCAGTTTTCTTGGTAGAGAAGAAAGGAGAGCTCTTTGTAATGTTTACATGTAGCAACGAGAAGCCAATGGTGTATAAACTATTCTCTATGAAGTGGAAGGAGTTGAGTAGGACAACACTTGATGGGATGACATTTTTTGTCAGTTTTTATAACTCTGAGTTGAGGAATAATCTCCCATGGATGAGGAACAATGTCTATTTCTCAAGGTTTGGTTACAATCGCAAacattgtgtttctttttcatttgatgAAAGCAGGTACAATACGCCTAAAGAATGGGAGCAATGGGTAGAACTTTGTCCTCCTCAAAGCCTTTGGATTGATACGCCGAAGAATGTGTTAGACTACTTCTTGTAA